The genome window AATTCTAGAATTGACAATTTCTAAAAATTGAGGACTGGTCGTATTGGTTCGACCGTCATTCAACCTTGCGCCCAAATAAGTTGCATTTACAATGGCTCCCGTCTCTAAGTTCAATCGTGCAAGATAAATTACTTTCGGTCCACCACCTCGGCCATAACTATTCTGAACGGCATTTGCTGTTGTGCGAAAATCTGCGTTACCACCATCTGTTGTGAATGCTACAAATAATTCATTATTTGAATATAGAATTCGCTCACCACGAGTATCGGCAGCTGACCTATCATAGTAATAGCACCAAATGGGACTTCCACCTTCCAATCTTTGAACGAATGCATCCTGATTGTTGCTCGTAACTTGTGCATATCCCGTTCTAAAACTGGTATCCCCAGATGCCAAAGAATTTACAGTGCCACCGGGAGAAACCGGTTGTAGATTTGCACAAGAAGTCACCCCACCCGCTGTGCTGCCACCCCCAGAAGCCGCAGCCGCCAAAAGGATCAATAGATTCCTTTCATCTTCTTCCCGCTGCTCCTCATCCTTCGTTCCAGCGATATCACCTAATATTGGTACATCATTGAGAACAGAACACTCAGTAACCAAACTGAAAATGACTATTAAATAAGCAAAATTCTTAAAAATACGATTGCTAATACACATAAAAACTCCCACCATATTCTTGTAATATGCTAAATTCATGCAAATTTGAAAACCTTTTTTTTGATAAAGTATGGTCACTACTAAGTTAGGAATTCATTTTCGAATCAGTTTTGTTTACAGAACAATTTCTAGAATGATCTAGGATTATTGATGAATTGGTGGTCTTCAAAATGACATAGTTTACTACAAAACAAGACGGAGAGTTTTTTCTGGAATTGAAGATATTCCTATTCCATTTCAGCGACTTTCGAAATTACAATTATTCTAAATTTTGAATTGACTTTTTTAATTAAAATAATATCCTCAAATATCTATTTATACTCCTTATCCGTATAAGTAAAACGGTTGATTGACAATGATTTCATCAGAAGAAAAAACCATTCTATTAGTTGAAGATGAAGCCATTCTTGCAATGATGCAAAAAGGCCAATTGGAAAAGGAAGGGTACAAAGTGTACCATGCCCTGAATGGAGAGAAAGCTTTATCAATTATTACAAGTGGTGATCCGAATTTTGATCTAATTCTTATGGATATTGATTTGGGTAAAGGATTAGATGGAACGCAAACTGCCGTTGAAATTCTAAAAAATCATCTAATTCCCATCGTTTTTCTCTCCTCTCATACCGAAAAAGAAGTAGTCCAAAAAACCGAAACCATCACTTCCTATGGTTATGTTGTCAAAAACTCCGGCATTACGGTGCTAGATGCATCAATCAAAATGGCTTTTAAGCTTTTTGAAGCAAACGAAATTACTAAAAGCAAAAAAGAACACCTAGAGATTGTTTTGCGTTCTATTGGGGATGCTGTGATTGCTACGGACAAAGAAAGCAAAGTTATGCATATGAATGTGGTTGCAGAAATACTGACTGGTTGGAAATTTTCTGAAGTTCAGGGTAGAAAGTTAAATGAATTTTTCATAATAACGGATTCAGAAACCGGACGTCCAATATTGAATCCTGTTGATAAAGTATTGGAGACCGATCAAGTCGTAGGACTTGCTAATCATACAATCCTTACTGCTAAGAATGGAAGTAATTTTCAAATCGCGGACTCTGGCTCGCCAATCAAAGATCTAAAAGGAAATACGCAAGGCGTTGTATTGGTATTTCGTGATGTTACGCAAGAGTATTTAGTTCAATCAAAAATCGCAGAGCAAGCTGAGATGTTGGACAATGTCGCAGATGCAATCATCGCAAAGGATAAAAATTTTGTTATAAAATTTTGGAACAAGGCAGCAGAAAAAATATACGGATGGAAATCCGAAGAAGTAATTGGTAAAGTTGTCACGGACGTTCTAGAATCGGAATATATTGGAACAAACCGGAATCAAGTGATAGAAAATCTCATGAATGACGGAAGATACTCTGCAGACATTATTCAAAAGCGAAAAGATGGAACATTGATCAATATCGAAACCAACGCGATCAAACAAAATGATCGAAATGGAAATTTCATTGGAATAATTAGCGTTAATCGAGATGTTACAGAAAAAATGCATAACCTTCAGGCTCTAAAAGATTCTGAAATGCGATTGATAGAAACGATTGAATCAGCTATGGATGCAATCATCAGCATTGATAAAAACAAAGAAATAATACTATTCAATGAAGCAGCCGAACGTATGTTTGGTCATAAATCTGCAGATATTTTCGGTAAAAAATTGGACTTACTCATTCCAATGGATTTTCGAAACCAACATGATACCCATATAGATACTTTTGCAAAGACTGGAACCAGTCGAAGGGCAATGGGTGAACTTGGCCAGATCAAAGGTCTGCGTGCTAATGGGGAGCAATTTCCAATTGAAGCTTCGATATCTCAGATCAATTTGAATGGTGAAAAGATATTCACGGTAATTCTTCGAGATGTTACGATTCGAAATACCTCAGAGAATAAGATCAAAAAGCTTTTATCGGAGAAAGACAATTTTCTAAAAGAAATTCACCATCGCGTTAAGAATAATATGAATGTTATTTTTACATTGCTTACTCTACAGTCTGATTCTCAGAGTGATCCGGCTGTCAAATCACTACTCAATGATGCAGCCGGAAGAGTCAAAAGTATGATTGTATTGTATGATAAACTCTACGAGTCGGACTCAAATAATACAGTTTCCATTCATGAATACTTTCCTTCCCTATTTCAAGAAATATTAAGTATTTTTCCAAATTCTATTAAGTTAGATCTCAACATCGATAAATCAATCGTCTTGAATGCACGCCTGCTTTCTTCGATTGGAATCATTATCAACGAGTTAATTACAAACTCAATTAAGCATGGATTCAAACCAAATCAAGAATCAAAAATTTATTTTTCAGTTAGCCAGACAAACGACAAAGTCCTCATCACATATCGAGACAATGGTGTTGGAATTCCAGAACAAAATTCTATGGATAAAGCAAAAGGTTTTGGACTTCAGCTCATTTCTATGCTAGTTGAGCAAATCAATGGAAGCATTCGTTATGAGAATAGCGACGGTGCCAATTTCTTTATTGAATTTACATTAGAAAGATGATTGTTCTAGCGCATCTCAAAAGCTCTAAATAATTCCATCAATGCTTTTTCCGAAGGAACTGCGATTCCTAAAGATGCTATATCGAACGAAGGCGACACTGAAATTATATAACCAATCTCAGTTATTTCAATTGCAGAAACATTAAAATCTGACAAAGCTTTTTTATACAATTCAGCTCTACTCTTATCGAATAAAGTAATGAATTCGGACTTAGAATAAATTCCTGGTTTTCTTGAACTAAAAGAATCCGTTATAACACAGAAATAGAAAATCCATTCAATAAAATCAAATCTTTGGTAGATCCTATCTGGTTCAGCCATCGTTCCACTTTTATAATCTGCTGAACTAACCTCCTCCCTTTTTATTCGAACAGTAAAACTCCGACCAGGTGAACCGACAACTGCTTCTTTATAATGTTCAAATTTATCATTATAAAGTTCGCTACTAGTCAACATAGAATTGAGCCGAGAATCTTCCTCTAGACTTGGCTTTGGGAAAATTTCGACAATCTTTATTAGAGCTTCCATAAAACGTTTCGTATTTTCTGTTCTCATTTTTTTAGCTGAATACAACCAGTAAAAATAGAATATTAGAGCAAAGAAACTAACACTAAATATTGTACCACCCAGGATGTCATTATTGTAAATTGCACCATTCAAAATCCAAGTTATCCATAAGCCTGTTATGAATCCTCGAACAAGAAGCCAGAAACATTGAGAGCCAAATTCAAATCTAAATTGTAAATTTTTCTTTCTGATACTACGTATTATATAGAATTTTAAAGGAAATGTGATTAAAAACATTATAAGCAATATCCAAGTAAATGGATGCTGCCAGAAATGAGCAGCAATACCTTGCCCTTCTTCCGAATCTGTCAATATGTACGGAACTATAAATGCAAATAAGATAATAAAATTCAATACTGCAAAAACAACTCGACCTAGGACTATAATCATTTTATCCATCTTTATTTACTCACCTAACTATAATTATTTGCTAAATTGCAAAGTATAGTTATAATTAAGCACTATAGCAGAGACTTAGTCAATAATATTTTTTCTGATTTAAACACGAATCCATCAACATATATGCTCCAATTCAATATTCTGTGTGATAGTATTGAGATATTCAATTACGTAAGGCTTTCAAGTGCGAATTGACAAAAAAATCAACTATTACAGTGTTGAGATTGCTCCCATTTTTGGACAAAATCATTTGCAATCGCTAGAATCCGTCAAAAATTTATTCCAAATATCCGAATTTCGATCCAACCAAGAAGAAATCATAACACGTATTCTAGACCATAAACATTGTTTTGTAATCATGCCAACTGGTATGGGGAAATCTCTTTGTTATCAGATTCCAGCTTTAATTCTAGATGGAATGACTATTGTGATCTCGCCATTGATTGCGTTAATGTATGATCAAGTCAGTGCACTCAAAAAAATAACTCCCGATGTAACCTTTATCAATTCATCATTAAACAAAGAAGATAGAATTTATCGACTTGAAGGAGTCTCAAAAGGAAAATATAAAATACTCTATATCACACCTGAAAGATTTAGAAGTAAGTTTTTCCTAGATGTAATTAAAGGTCAAAAAATTTCCTTACTTGCAATCGATGAAGCTCATTGCATCAGTCAATGGGGTCATGATTTTAGACCGGACTATTCTCGAATTGCTGAGATTCGTTCTATCTTAGGAACACCCACGACCATTGCACTAACAGCAACAGCAACGAAACATGTACAAACTGATATCATTCATCAGCTCGGTTTTAATTCGCAAGATATCAAACTTTTCCATTCTGGAATTGCTCGACCCAATCTCTACCTGCATGTAGAGAAAAATGTAGATGAACCAATGAAATGGAAATCTATATTGGATTTGATTCGTGTAAATCAAGACTTAGAGGATTCACAGAATCCTCAAGAAAATCAGGTTAAAAATACTCACCCTTCTACTTTGATCTATTTCAATCTAATCGATAAATTAGAAAAATTTTCTGACTATTTATCTACGAATCGAATCGAACATTCCATCTATCATGGACGATTGGGTGCAAAAGATCGGAATCGAATACAGAAAAATTTCCTAGAAAACAAAACAGAAATCCTGCTAGCGACAAATGCATTTGGTATGGGTGTTGACAAACCGGATATTCGAAAAATCATTCATGCAGAATTGCCAATATCTATCGAATCCTATTATCAAGAAATTGGTAGAGCTGGGCGAGATGGATTGGATTCACATTGTTATCTTTTTTATGTTGAAAGTGATCTTGCTGTTCTCATGGATTTTATCGAGTGGCAAAATCCTGATTCCTATTTCATCAAAAAAGTGTACGATACATTTCGACATGCAGGGGAAAATCTCGCATCTTGGGACTATAAAGAAATTCAAGCAAAAGTAGTTTATCGAAATCGAGGAGATCATCGCTTACAGACAGTGCTGAATTTATTCGATCGGTTTGGAGTTACTTCGGGAGATGTTGAAAACCATAACTTAAAACTTATTGGTGAACTTCCTCATGAATTGACATCACAAGTTAAACTCGAAGATAAAAAAAAGAATTCGCTCAAAAGACTTTATGAAATGCTAATGTATACAAAATCTGAAAAATGTCGTAGGGATTTCCTTTACAATTATTTTGGTGAAGATTCAGTATTTTGTGGAAATTGCGACTATTGCAAATCGCTATAAAGAAAATAACATATAACTTTACTTTTTAGGTGGGTTATTCACCTTATAGCCAATTACCTTAAAATGTATTCAATAAATACTTTCAAAATACTTTTCCAGGCATTGATTTTTTCAATTAACTTGTCTGTTCTAACGCCACTAATAAAAGAAGTGTCATTAGCTTATAATATTGAATTAAATAGTGGACTATTAATTTTTGGTGGATTAAATAATCTGCTATTGTTCGGTTCTATGGCTGTAAGCTCTTTCTTATTTTCCTTTTATTCCGGAAAGGTTTCTGTTCGTATATGCAATTTACTTCTAATACTATTGAACTTTCTAATCTTTCTAAACATCAATATTTATATTTTTTTTATATCAAATTTTTTTATTGGATCTATAATTGGAGTTATAATTCCCACAATTTTTAGATTTCTAAAAGAGAATACTGATGAATCCATCGCCGTGCAATCGGTTGTTTTTCTAAATATTATGTTAGGGTTTGGAATTTTAATTGGTCAATTCATATCAGCGGTTCTCATAGATATGCTTTTTCCTTGGAATTCCGCTTTTCTAGTAATACTAGTATTATTTTTTGGAAATTATTTTATTTCTCATTCAATCGATAAAGTTTACAGGATTGATCTGAAAAACTCTTTAAAAAGAAATTTAGAGAACTTTTCCATTAATCGGGATACGTTTTTATTATTGATTCAATATCTACCAGGATCAATCCCCTGGGGAGCAATTACAGTTTTTATTTATCCTTTTTCATATGAAGTAAGAAAATCATCGAGTTCATTAGTTGTTTTATATATGACGATATTCTCTATTGGTATGCTGGTTGGTTCATTGATTGCTGGCTATATTGCCGACAGATTTAAAAACGCAAAAAGAAAGTCAATGCTTTGGGGAATTATACTTTTTTTACTTTTGAGTGTTTTCTACTTCGAATATTTTATTGCATTCTATTTTATTTTTTCAGAACTAACTTTAATTATATTATTATTTTTATTGGGTTTAATTCTTTCAGTTCCAGGTACGTATATTAAAGGACTACTCTTCCTGAATTCGAGTAAAGAAGACGTTCAAAAAATATTCTCTATAGAAAATTTTCTTGAATCGATAGGAAAAGGATTTGGACCACTGGTTGTTGGAGGATTGATTTATTCGAATTCCGATATAGCTTTCTCATTTAAAATTATTCCATTATTTTGGCTTCTATGCATCATTCCAGTTTCGATAATTTTCATTTCGGGAAACTCTTTTGAGAAAAGATAATAGCAGAATCAAAGTCAATTATAAATGCAAGATAATTGCTCAAAAAAAGCATATAAGCGGCGAAGTAGTATCTTTAAGTGATGGCGGTATTCGCATAAAACTTGATAAATTTAAATCTATGAATGGTCTCATACTTGACATCATAGTTCATTCCGAATTTGGAATGGTATTAACTTTGATTGGAAGTGTAATTAATCAATTAGATAATGAAATCGGAGTATCAATCTTGGGTCTGGATAAATCCAGTAAAATGAATCTAGATAAGATATTGAATCAGAAAATCCCCATATCATTAGATAGAGATGTTATAGTTGAACAAGATCAATGCAGAATTTTGGTTGTTGGTGCAGGAGGAGGTAAGATTCTTGCTCAACTAAAAATGCTTACCCAACTAGAAGATCATCTTGGTAAAAAATTATTGGATTGCTTTAACGTTTTAGTTGGAGTTTCTTCAGGCGGACTAATACTATCACTACTTTTAAAGTATCGAGAATTAAAAATCGTTTCTAATATATTAGAGAAACTTAAGACTCCGATCCTCTTCAATTTAATTCCATTTTATTCAATTTTAAATATGACTTTTTTGAAAAAGTTTATACATCAAGAATTCGATTGTATTTTACCTAATTCAGAACATATTTTATGTCTTCAATATAGAGATTATAAAACAGGAAATTATGAATCACTGTTATATCAAAAAAATAATTTTAATTTGGTAGATGCGCTTCATAAATCTATTTCCGTTCCAGTGATTTTTGGATTAACAAAAAATTATGCTGATGGGGCTGTAGGTTTTTTTGTAAATCCAACCGAAATTTTATTGCGACTATTAAGAATGCGAAGCCAACTATTAGAAAAGCAATCATCGGCATTGTATTTGGACGCAGGATTTGATCCTAAGTTTACAGAGAGTTACCAAGGCGATATTTTGAGCCAGCTATTTTGGACACTAAAAATGACACAAAGAGATTCGATTCTGATCTCTGTTGATAGAATTTTAAATGAATTTATAGAACTTAACATGAATAGTTACTTTTTTACATATTCTAAAAACTATGATCTATTTTTTGCAAATGACATTATAAAAGCTGAGGCAGAAATTTCCTCAAAACAAAAAGAATTCTCCGAATGGCTAGAAAAAAATTATGTAGTTTAGAAACAATTTCTTGAATTCAGAAATTTCGTTCCAAATAAACTGAAATTAGTAAATTGGAAAGACGATAATATATTTGATGAGTGAAGTGAGTTCTTACGGTAGAAGAAAAACCGATATTTATAAAGAAATTATTGTGCGAGATGATGGCACCAAAGCGGTTCTATTCAGCACATTGGATTCTCTTTCTCGCCAAGCTAAAAATCTAGGAATGCTTGTGGATTCTTCACGATCCATAATGGCAGAACGAAACTTAGACCTTCTCCTAGAAAAAATTCTAGTTGCCGTGACAAATGTCATGGAGGCTGATCGATCCACTCTGTTTTTATTGGACAATGACACTCAAGAACTCTGGTCTCGCGTTGCACAAGGATCCCAAGAAATTCGAATTCGTTTGGGTGAGGGAATCTCAGGTTTTGTTGCAGAAACTGGAGAAGTTGTTAACATTCCGGACGCATACAATGATCCCCGTTTCAATCCAGCTAGTGATCAGAAAACAGGCTACAAAACCAAAACAATTCTCTGCTGCCCAGTCTACAATCCTCAAGCAGAAATCATTGGTGCAATTCAGGTTCTGAATAAATTAGATGGAAGTGAATTCTCAAATGGTGACGAACAGTTGTTAGGCGCTTTTGCGTCACTCGCAGGCATCTCTTTAGCAAATGCGAAAGCATATGAAGAACTTCAAAATGAGAGAGATTTGCTTGAATCCAGAGTGATCGAAAGAACTCGAGATTTAGATGAAGCTAAGAAAAAATCAGACGAATTGCTTCTAAATATTTTACC of Leptospira sp. GIMC2001 contains these proteins:
- a CDS encoding PAS domain S-box protein, whose translation is MISSEEKTILLVEDEAILAMMQKGQLEKEGYKVYHALNGEKALSIITSGDPNFDLILMDIDLGKGLDGTQTAVEILKNHLIPIVFLSSHTEKEVVQKTETITSYGYVVKNSGITVLDASIKMAFKLFEANEITKSKKEHLEIVLRSIGDAVIATDKESKVMHMNVVAEILTGWKFSEVQGRKLNEFFIITDSETGRPILNPVDKVLETDQVVGLANHTILTAKNGSNFQIADSGSPIKDLKGNTQGVVLVFRDVTQEYLVQSKIAEQAEMLDNVADAIIAKDKNFVIKFWNKAAEKIYGWKSEEVIGKVVTDVLESEYIGTNRNQVIENLMNDGRYSADIIQKRKDGTLINIETNAIKQNDRNGNFIGIISVNRDVTEKMHNLQALKDSEMRLIETIESAMDAIISIDKNKEIILFNEAAERMFGHKSADIFGKKLDLLIPMDFRNQHDTHIDTFAKTGTSRRAMGELGQIKGLRANGEQFPIEASISQINLNGEKIFTVILRDVTIRNTSENKIKKLLSEKDNFLKEIHHRVKNNMNVIFTLLTLQSDSQSDPAVKSLLNDAAGRVKSMIVLYDKLYESDSNNTVSIHEYFPSLFQEILSIFPNSIKLDLNIDKSIVLNARLLSSIGIIINELITNSIKHGFKPNQESKIYFSVSQTNDKVLITYRDNGVGIPEQNSMDKAKGFGLQLISMLVEQINGSIRYENSDGANFFIEFTLER
- a CDS encoding RecQ family ATP-dependent DNA helicase; translated protein: MQSLESVKNLFQISEFRSNQEEIITRILDHKHCFVIMPTGMGKSLCYQIPALILDGMTIVISPLIALMYDQVSALKKITPDVTFINSSLNKEDRIYRLEGVSKGKYKILYITPERFRSKFFLDVIKGQKISLLAIDEAHCISQWGHDFRPDYSRIAEIRSILGTPTTIALTATATKHVQTDIIHQLGFNSQDIKLFHSGIARPNLYLHVEKNVDEPMKWKSILDLIRVNQDLEDSQNPQENQVKNTHPSTLIYFNLIDKLEKFSDYLSTNRIEHSIYHGRLGAKDRNRIQKNFLENKTEILLATNAFGMGVDKPDIRKIIHAELPISIESYYQEIGRAGRDGLDSHCYLFYVESDLAVLMDFIEWQNPDSYFIKKVYDTFRHAGENLASWDYKEIQAKVVYRNRGDHRLQTVLNLFDRFGVTSGDVENHNLKLIGELPHELTSQVKLEDKKKNSLKRLYEMLMYTKSEKCRRDFLYNYFGEDSVFCGNCDYCKSL
- a CDS encoding MFS transporter — its product is MYSINTFKILFQALIFSINLSVLTPLIKEVSLAYNIELNSGLLIFGGLNNLLLFGSMAVSSFLFSFYSGKVSVRICNLLLILLNFLIFLNINIYIFFISNFFIGSIIGVIIPTIFRFLKENTDESIAVQSVVFLNIMLGFGILIGQFISAVLIDMLFPWNSAFLVILVLFFGNYFISHSIDKVYRIDLKNSLKRNLENFSINRDTFLLLIQYLPGSIPWGAITVFIYPFSYEVRKSSSSLVVLYMTIFSIGMLVGSLIAGYIADRFKNAKRKSMLWGIILFLLLSVFYFEYFIAFYFIFSELTLIILLFLLGLILSVPGTYIKGLLFLNSSKEDVQKIFSIENFLESIGKGFGPLVVGGLIYSNSDIAFSFKIIPLFWLLCIIPVSIIFISGNSFEKR
- a CDS encoding PilZ domain-containing protein is translated as MRKDNSRIKVNYKCKIIAQKKHISGEVVSLSDGGIRIKLDKFKSMNGLILDIIVHSEFGMVLTLIGSVINQLDNEIGVSILGLDKSSKMNLDKILNQKIPISLDRDVIVEQDQCRILVVGAGGGKILAQLKMLTQLEDHLGKKLLDCFNVLVGVSSGGLILSLLLKYRELKIVSNILEKLKTPILFNLIPFYSILNMTFLKKFIHQEFDCILPNSEHILCLQYRDYKTGNYESLLYQKNNFNLVDALHKSISVPVIFGLTKNYADGAVGFFVNPTEILLRLLRMRSQLLEKQSSALYLDAGFDPKFTESYQGDILSQLFWTLKMTQRDSILISVDRILNEFIELNMNSYFFTYSKNYDLFFANDIIKAEAEISSKQKEFSEWLEKNYVV
- a CDS encoding adenylate/guanylate cyclase domain-containing protein: MSEVSSYGRRKTDIYKEIIVRDDGTKAVLFSTLDSLSRQAKNLGMLVDSSRSIMAERNLDLLLEKILVAVTNVMEADRSTLFLLDNDTQELWSRVAQGSQEIRIRLGEGISGFVAETGEVVNIPDAYNDPRFNPASDQKTGYKTKTILCCPVYNPQAEIIGAIQVLNKLDGSEFSNGDEQLLGAFASLAGISLANAKAYEELQNERDLLESRVIERTRDLDEAKKKSDELLLNILPIQVADELKSKGFSPPKRYEQVSVLFTDLKGFTNVAEKLEPEELINELDRCFTYFDEVIGRYNLEKIKTIGDSYMCAGGLPIANRSNPVEAVLAALEIQKFMEQTRDIKRSLGEDYWELRLGIHTGPLVAGVAGKKKFAYDIWGDTVNTASRLESSGAVGKVNISGETFRLVKDFFTCEYRGLVKAKNKGDIEMYFVLAIEPEFSVGGMGEVPNKHFFQKMSEL